Within the Verrucomicrobiia bacterium genome, the region GTAGCCGTCCCCTATGGCCCCAGCGGTACTGCTCCTGCCCAGAGCGTCAGGGATTTTGAACTTTATTTCGAGCGCCTGGAGAAAGCGGGCCTGGGAAAAATCAAACGGCCGGATTTGCTCATTTTTCACGTTTCCGATCGGGAGGCAGTGGATGATATTGTTGCCGATGCCGGCGGTTTATCAGAATTGCCCTTCCTTCAAGAAGGTGACCCGTGTCTGAAATCCCTTCTTGCAAAGGCCGTGATGGCCGTGGAGTGCGAAAATAGTTTGTGGAAAGCAGCCAAAATGCCGGGTTTTAATGCGCCCTTGCGGCC harbors:
- a CDS encoding AccI family restriction endonuclease, yielding MDMSVGFGNAFERWLAAVDGQVEGFLAKAPALPWLDFWLNPRRLRGSDFLMRWSQGVWSEKRLIEAVNDTGEFVAVPYGPSGTAPAQSVRDFELYFERLEKAGLGKIKRPDLLIFHVSDREAVDDIVADAGGLSELPFLQEGDPCLKSLLAKAVMAVECENSLWKAAKMPGFNAPLRP